GACCCCGACCCCATCAAGCGCAACTGGCCGAACCTGCTCGAGAGCGAGTGGCTGCAGGCGGTGTGGAACACGCGGGCGTGTGTGCTGATGCTGGCGGGCGGGGTGGAGAAGATCTTCTACCACATCTGGACCACGCGGCTGAACTACGACATCGGGTCCACCATCTTCTTCGAGTATGCCGGGGCTCCGCACAAGATCGCGGTCACGCAGGCGGCGATGGCCTACCTGCTGGGGGAGAGGCCGAAGTGCGTGAGCAGCGACCTGAAGCTCGGGGAGGACGTACGGGGATGCCTGTTTGAGGCTCCCCGGCACCTGCGCTTGACCGGCAGGCCGGCCCGCCATGTGGCGGTGGTATGGGCAGAAGGGGACGGCCATCAGATGCACGTGCCGGACTGGAGCCGGGCCTACGACATCTGCGGCGCGGAGTGGGGCTACAAGTCCTTTGAGCTGGGCGAGACCCCCTTCTACCTGGTCCTGCCTGACGCGACACCCGAGGGTGCGGCGCAGACCCTACGCAGCCATCTCTAGACCTGTGGTCCGCTCACCCGGCCTTCGGTTCGCCGTCCTGAGCATACGGGCCGCGCCTGTGTTAATGGACAAACATGCCGTAACGTTCCACAAAGCCTGACCATACGCGGAGTATTGACAATTACGGAGTTGTTGTACATACTGGGCTCATGGGAATGGTTGTTACCCCGGAGGGGTGAAGCAGATGAGCCCGACCAAGCAGTTGGAGACCACCGAACAGGTTGTGGCAGCCATGGGGGACGTGCGGCGGATGCGCATCCTGGAGATCCTGACCGAGCGCCAGGCGTCGGTCAAGGAACTCTCCGAGATGATCCACGAGTCACCGCAGACCACGCACTACCACACCAAGATGCTGGAGCGCGCGGGGCTGATCGAGATCGTCGAGAAGCGCGAGGTGCGCGGGGCGCTGGAGAAGTTCTACCGGGCGGTGGCCGACCGGTTTGTGGCCGGAGACATCGTGGGCAAGGCCAGTTCCGAGTTCGGTGTCGGTCTGATCCAGAACTTTCTGGACATGCTGCGGTACTCTGCGGAGAGCACCAACGGGGAAGGGGTCTCGCTACACGTGCTGGGCATCCAGTGCGCGCCGGAGCGCATTCCCGAGTTCCAGGAGCGCTTGCAGGAACTGGCCAGGGAGTTCCAGGGCATGAGCGGCGATGAGGGCAAGCACTTCGGGCTGATCGCGGGCGTCTTCCCGATCCCCGAAGACGCGCTGGCCTCGCTGCCCGAGCACCCCAACCGCATCCTGACCGTCGAAGGGATGGACTTCGCGGAGTAGCTGCGCCCGGACGCCGGGCCGAAGGAGGGCGATATGACAGCCGCCAAGGTATTCGGAATGGTCGCCGGTGGACTGGTCGTGGCGTGCCTGGTCTGCGTCGTGATGCTGCTGGTCGTCAAGCTGCTGTGGGCCTGGACCGTCCCGGACCTGTTCCCGGGCGCAGTGGCCCAGGGCCTCGTGGCAGGTAGCATATCGTGGCTGACGGCCCTGAAGGTCGCCATCGTGTTGGGCGTCCTGTCCGGCCTTGCCGGAGGCCACCGCGGCCACGGGGCACACTGCGACTGATCCCCGTCGGCCATAGCTAGCGGCTAGGACGTGCGCACGCTGCCCACCCAGCGGTCAATGCGCCCCGTGTCCCAGCCGGGCTTGAGGCGGATGTCGTCCGGGCCCGCGAGTTCGCCCGGTCGCGTGGGCGCACACGTCCCGCCCACGCGGGGGACGATCTCCCACCAGCACATGCAGTTGTGGTTGTGCTCGTGGTGGATGACGAAGCCCGCCTCCTCCACCAGGGGCTCCAGCCACCCCATGCAGTGCTCGCAGTAGTCCGCGTAGTGCTCCTGTCCCCGCTGCTTGAGCAGCCCCTGGGACGGGCAGGCGTACATGTCAATGCGGAAGACGTTGTCTGCACGCGCGCTCGTGTAGCCGGCTTCCTCTTCGGCCAGCGTGTGCCCCCAGTACTCCGCCATGCCGTCGAAGCCTTTGGGCACGATGAGTTCCCGGGCGTGGCGCTGGGAGTCCGCCGAGATGCACTCCTGCCAGTAGCGCACCACGGCTTCCGGGCCGTACGTGCGGCGCAAGTACTCGAACGTGAAGTCATACCCCAGGATGAACTCAGCGCAACCGATCATGGTGCTCTCCTGAAGGGGTCTGTCCCCGCACGGACCGCAGGTCCGGGAGGGGGCTGACCCCGTGTTCTCGTTGGCTGGCGGGGTCAGTCCCCTGCGATCCGGCTGCCGCCGTCCCTCCGGGGACAGACCCCTTGGCGGAACGTCTGCACGCAACTGCCCCCGCCGCCCTGCACGTCCACGCCGATGCCCGCGCCCTCGCACATCGCCTCCGACACTACCTGGCAGTGCTGGCAGTACAGGGGCATGATCTCGCGACCGTGGGCGCGCAGGTGCTTGATCGCCGGGCAGGTGCGGACGCTGATGGTGACGGTGTCCCCATCGTGCGCCACGGACACGTCCCCGCCCGGTTCCCCGTCAAAGAACGCCTGCCAGTACTCGCGCACGGCGGCCATGCCGCCCTGGCGGAAGCGCTCGGTCACATCGGCGAGGTGCTCGCGTCCGAGGGCCTCCCAGTACTGCCGCAGGCCCGCCTCCCCCCAGTTGTCGTGAATCCAGCGGAACGTTGCGTTGATCGCGAAGTAGAAGTCCGGAGCGGCCATTAGATCACATTCCCTGTCGTGGTGACGCGCTCGCACAACTCCTGCGCGAGCGCCTCGGTCATGTTCCCGGCGGTGTCGGGGAAGACGCAGCCGGTGACGGCGACATCGGAGCAGTTCATCAGGTTGAGGGCCCGTCCCTGCGTGTTGCGGAAGCAGCAGCCGGTGACGCTCAGGCCGCTGCAGGCCGTGGCGCTCAGGGCTTCGCGGCAGTTCTCGGCCATGACGCCGGTGACGGTGCAGCCCTGGACGCGGTTCAGCTCGATCCCGCCCGGGGCGGCCGGCCGGTAGTCCGGGTTGTTGTCCAGCACGGCTCCGGTGATCGTCACCTGCTCGCAGTCCTCCAGGCGGATGTTGCG
The bacterium DNA segment above includes these coding regions:
- a CDS encoding winged helix-turn-helix domain-containing protein, translated to MSPTKQLETTEQVVAAMGDVRRMRILEILTERQASVKELSEMIHESPQTTHYHTKMLERAGLIEIVEKREVRGALEKFYRAVADRFVAGDIVGKASSEFGVGLIQNFLDMLRYSAESTNGEGVSLHVLGIQCAPERIPEFQERLQELAREFQGMSGDEGKHFGLIAGVFPIPEDALASLPEHPNRILTVEGMDFAE